A part of Solicola gregarius genomic DNA contains:
- a CDS encoding winged helix-turn-helix transcriptional regulator, with protein sequence MTDVLPPDLFDDCDREVPIQVGDKWTARIITCLRDRPRRFGELLVPLHPITAKVLTESLRRLERDGMVDRSAYDENPPRVEYALTELGRSLFEPLEASCEWNRRHGEAYRSVRAAAAST encoded by the coding sequence GTGACCGATGTGCTGCCGCCCGACCTGTTCGACGATTGCGACCGCGAGGTGCCGATCCAGGTCGGCGACAAGTGGACCGCGAGGATCATCACCTGCCTGCGCGACCGCCCGCGACGGTTCGGCGAGCTGCTCGTTCCGCTGCATCCGATCACGGCGAAGGTGCTCACCGAGAGCCTGCGCCGGCTCGAGCGCGACGGGATGGTCGACCGCTCGGCGTACGACGAGAACCCGCCGCGGGTCGAGTACGCCCTGACCGAGCTCGGTCGGAGCCTGTTCGAGCCGCTGGAAGCCAGCTGCGAGTGGAACCGGCGCCACGGCGAGGCGTACCGCAGTGTCAGGGCGGCCGCCGCTTCGACGTGA
- a CDS encoding aggregation-promoting factor C-terminal-like domain-containing protein — MSRGRPKGGAHAARHRKPSTFERTVGRAIDATPQVSGKSVALAAVGGVLATGTVVGSQALTGDPAAQVAADDTPTALPNVASANGAWDDLDGGSDAAALSARSDDGEVSRSAGRPSLDSLKQESMAEESAVSKGGRAASAKVEVEAADPQDIARSMLGEYGWGEDQFPCLDDLWIGESQWQFDAENPYSGAYGIPQALPAEKMASAGSDWETNPATQIEWGLGYIADRYGSPCAANDFKQGNNWY; from the coding sequence TTGTCTCGAGGCCGCCCAAAAGGCGGTGCGCATGCCGCCCGGCATCGCAAACCGTCCACGTTCGAACGCACCGTCGGCCGCGCGATCGACGCCACCCCGCAAGTCAGTGGCAAGTCGGTCGCGCTCGCGGCTGTCGGCGGCGTACTCGCGACCGGCACGGTTGTCGGCAGCCAGGCGCTGACGGGTGACCCGGCCGCCCAGGTCGCGGCCGACGACACGCCGACGGCGCTGCCCAACGTCGCGTCGGCCAATGGTGCCTGGGACGATCTCGACGGTGGTTCCGACGCGGCGGCACTGTCGGCACGCAGCGACGACGGCGAGGTGAGCCGCAGCGCCGGACGCCCCTCGCTCGACAGCCTCAAGCAGGAGTCGATGGCCGAGGAGTCGGCCGTGTCGAAGGGCGGCCGCGCCGCATCCGCCAAGGTCGAGGTGGAGGCCGCCGACCCGCAGGACATCGCGCGTTCGATGCTCGGCGAGTACGGCTGGGGCGAAGACCAGTTCCCGTGCCTCGACGATCTCTGGATCGGCGAGAGCCAGTGGCAGTTCGACGCCGAGAACCCGTACTCCGGTGCGTACGGCATCCCGCAGGCGCTGCCGGCGGAGAAGATGGCCAGCGCCGGATCCGACTGGGAGACCAACCCGGCCACCCAGATCGAGTGGGGCCTCGGCTACATCGCCGACCGCTACGGCTCGCCCTGCGCCGCGAACGACTTCAAACAGGGCAACAACTGGTACTGA
- a CDS encoding ABC transporter ATP-binding protein, producing MATIEMNNIVKQYGDGFPAVNDISLDIADGELMILVGPSGCGKSTLLRMIVGLEDITSGDMVIGGTRVNDLAPRDRNLAMVFQNYALYPHLTVYENIAFPLRLSKEFSNDEIDRKVREASATLELDEHLSRKPANLSGGQRQRVAMGRAIVRDAQAFLFDEPLSNLDAKLRGQMRTEISRLQKKLGVTTVYVTHDQTEAMTLGDRVAVLKKGILQQVATPRELYEHPVNLFVAGFIGSPPMNMLPAKVNGDRLELPFGSVPMTSEVKAVLGDTELLIAGVRPEHFEDASLVDEAIKPHGVEFDADVDVVEWLGNEQYAYIPFEPPPEIAGQLADLQAETDSESLRTQIVVALDTASRIRDGESTRLFMDTRKMHLFVPETGENLAARVPA from the coding sequence ATGGCAACCATCGAGATGAACAACATCGTCAAGCAGTACGGCGACGGCTTCCCGGCCGTGAACGACATCAGCCTGGACATCGCCGACGGCGAGCTCATGATCCTGGTCGGCCCGTCCGGGTGCGGTAAGTCCACACTGCTGCGGATGATCGTCGGGTTGGAAGACATCACGTCCGGCGACATGGTGATCGGCGGCACCCGGGTCAACGACCTCGCGCCGCGCGATCGCAACCTCGCCATGGTGTTCCAGAACTACGCGCTCTACCCGCACCTCACCGTGTACGAGAACATCGCGTTCCCGCTGCGGCTCTCCAAGGAGTTCAGCAACGACGAGATCGACCGCAAGGTACGCGAGGCGTCGGCGACCCTCGAGCTCGACGAGCACCTCTCCCGCAAGCCCGCGAACCTCTCCGGCGGCCAGCGCCAGCGGGTCGCGATGGGGCGCGCGATCGTACGCGACGCGCAGGCGTTCCTGTTCGACGAGCCGCTGTCCAACCTCGACGCCAAGCTGCGCGGGCAGATGCGTACGGAGATCTCGCGGCTGCAGAAGAAGCTCGGCGTCACGACCGTGTACGTCACGCACGACCAGACCGAGGCGATGACCCTCGGTGATCGCGTCGCGGTGCTGAAGAAGGGCATCCTGCAGCAGGTGGCGACGCCGCGCGAGCTGTACGAGCACCCCGTCAACCTGTTCGTCGCCGGGTTCATCGGCTCGCCGCCGATGAACATGCTGCCCGCGAAGGTCAACGGCGACCGGCTCGAGCTGCCGTTCGGATCGGTGCCGATGACGAGCGAGGTCAAGGCCGTCCTCGGCGACACCGAGCTGCTCATCGCCGGCGTACGCCCCGAGCACTTCGAGGACGCCTCGCTGGTCGACGAGGCGATCAAACCGCATGGCGTCGAGTTCGATGCCGACGTCGACGTCGTCGAGTGGCTCGGTAACGAGCAGTACGCGTACATCCCGTTCGAGCCGCCACCCGAGATCGCCGGGCAGCTCGCCGACCTGCAGGCCGAGACCGACAGCGAGTCGCTGCGTACGCAGATCGTGGTCGCGCTCGACACGGCGAGTCGGATCCGCGACGGCGAGAGCACGAGACTGTTCATGGACACCCGCAAGATGCATCTGTTCGTGCCCGAAACGGGCGAGAATCTCGCCGCCCGTGTCCCCGCCTGA
- a CDS encoding NAD(P)-dependent oxidoreductase, producing the protein MGRIIVFGGRGRAGRAVVAEAVDRGHLVTAVVRDPDRYDVRAIAGVRVVRGDVTDPNEVARLSADHDGAVSAVARLDVPAGRFYADVTSALVKGLGAPGPMRLVIVGIGTNLRTPDGHRAHDADGMPNDAREFSRGHYAGVRLLQDTAHDLDWVVLAPPPVFLDEENGGGPILVGDDTLPDPTATAGSFSYPEVATAVLDEIETPTRHRGLVSLARASASAAG; encoded by the coding sequence ATGGGCAGGATCATCGTGTTCGGAGGCCGCGGGCGTGCGGGTCGTGCGGTCGTCGCCGAGGCAGTCGACAGGGGCCACCTGGTGACGGCGGTCGTCCGAGACCCCGACCGATACGACGTTCGTGCCATCGCCGGTGTACGCGTCGTCCGCGGCGACGTGACCGATCCGAACGAGGTCGCGCGGCTCAGCGCAGACCACGATGGGGCGGTGAGTGCCGTTGCACGGCTCGACGTGCCGGCTGGGCGGTTCTACGCCGACGTCACCTCGGCACTGGTCAAAGGTCTTGGTGCGCCCGGACCCATGCGCTTGGTGATTGTCGGCATCGGCACCAACCTGCGTACGCCGGACGGGCACAGGGCACACGACGCCGACGGCATGCCGAACGACGCCCGAGAGTTCTCCCGCGGCCACTATGCCGGGGTCCGGCTGCTGCAGGACACGGCGCACGATCTGGATTGGGTCGTCCTGGCACCGCCGCCGGTGTTCCTGGACGAGGAGAACGGCGGTGGTCCGATCTTGGTCGGCGACGACACGTTGCCGGACCCCACTGCGACCGCCGGCTCGTTCTCGTACCCGGAGGTGGCGACCGCGGTGCTCGACGAGATCGAGACGCCGACGCGGCACCGTGGACTGGTGTCGCTCGCTCGGGCGAGCGCATCCGCCGCGGGCTGA
- a CDS encoding carbohydrate ABC transporter permease has product MSTATMTKGASNPPPEGSDRTRAENRLGRKLVAPAVIVMLVVTAYPMLQALYLSLFRYQLTTPDDKAFVGLTNYWTALTDSLFWRDTWNTVLIMVVTVGIELVIGFVFAMVMHRVIFARGVIRTSILIPYGIVTVVSGFTWQFAFSYNNGFLNTWLPFVADDYNWFGGHWSSLFAICISEIWKTTPFMSLLLLAGLAQVPEDMLEAAKVDGATWWQRLWKVILPNMRAAIMVAVLFRALDAYRIFDNIFVMTKGQNNTESASFLTYRQVIEQFQLGAGSALSVLLFLSVLLIAYLLVKLFRVDLAQARQES; this is encoded by the coding sequence ATGAGCACGGCAACGATGACCAAGGGCGCATCGAACCCACCGCCCGAGGGCAGCGATCGTACTCGTGCGGAGAACCGACTGGGGCGGAAGTTGGTGGCGCCAGCCGTCATCGTGATGCTGGTCGTCACTGCCTACCCGATGTTGCAGGCGCTCTACCTGTCGTTGTTCCGCTACCAGCTCACGACTCCCGATGACAAGGCATTCGTCGGTCTCACGAACTACTGGACCGCGTTGACCGACTCGTTGTTCTGGAGAGACACCTGGAACACCGTCCTCATCATGGTCGTGACGGTCGGGATCGAGTTGGTGATCGGCTTCGTGTTCGCGATGGTGATGCACCGGGTGATTTTCGCGCGGGGGGTGATCCGCACATCGATCCTGATCCCGTACGGAATCGTGACTGTCGTGTCGGGCTTCACTTGGCAGTTCGCCTTCAGCTACAACAACGGCTTCTTGAACACGTGGCTTCCGTTCGTGGCCGACGACTACAACTGGTTCGGCGGACACTGGTCGTCGCTCTTTGCGATCTGCATCTCCGAGATCTGGAAGACCACGCCGTTCATGTCGCTGTTGCTACTGGCGGGCCTCGCACAAGTGCCCGAGGACATGCTTGAGGCGGCGAAGGTCGACGGCGCGACCTGGTGGCAGCGCCTTTGGAAGGTGATCCTGCCGAACATGCGTGCGGCGATCATGGTTGCCGTGCTCTTCCGTGCGCTCGACGCGTACCGGATCTTCGACAACATCTTCGTCATGACGAAGGGGCAGAACAATACCGAATCCGCCTCATTCCTCACCTACCGACAGGTCATCGAGCAGTTCCAGCTCGGAGCCGGCTCGGCGCTATCGGTGCTGCTGTTCCTCTCGGTGCTGCTGATCGCGTACCTGTTGGTCAAGCTGTTCCGAGTCGACCTCGCCCAGGCAAGGCAGGAGAGCTGA
- a CDS encoding carbohydrate ABC transporter permease, whose translation MKTRIGVVVGSAIILIWCLLPIAWIISLSFKSQDAVTNGSPGFLPEEGGSAGWQNYKDVFDNPDFQQSIINSIGICLIATVLSVILATLAAYAIARLEFRGKKLVLTIALAIAMFPVVSLVGPLFDMWRTFGLFDTWIGLIIPYMSFTLPLSIWTLSAFFREIPWEMEQAAQVDGATSWQAFRRVIVPLAAPGVFTAAILTFFFAWNDFVFGISLTSTSNARPIPAALSFFVGSDPFNPPASLMAAGAVVATVPVIIIVLLFQRKIVAGLTSGAVKG comes from the coding sequence GTGAAGACGAGAATCGGCGTCGTCGTCGGTTCGGCCATCATTCTCATCTGGTGCCTGCTGCCGATCGCCTGGATCATCTCGCTGTCGTTCAAGTCCCAGGACGCGGTGACGAACGGTAGCCCCGGATTCCTTCCGGAGGAAGGCGGTAGTGCGGGCTGGCAGAACTACAAGGATGTCTTCGACAACCCGGACTTCCAGCAGTCGATCATCAACTCGATAGGGATCTGCCTGATCGCGACCGTGCTATCGGTAATCCTCGCGACACTCGCTGCGTACGCGATCGCGCGATTGGAGTTCCGTGGGAAGAAGCTTGTGCTCACGATCGCTCTTGCGATTGCGATGTTCCCCGTCGTTTCGTTGGTCGGTCCCCTGTTCGACATGTGGCGCACGTTCGGGCTGTTCGACACCTGGATCGGCCTGATCATCCCGTACATGTCGTTCACTCTCCCGCTGTCGATCTGGACGCTGTCGGCGTTCTTCCGCGAGATTCCGTGGGAGATGGAGCAGGCCGCGCAGGTCGACGGCGCGACGTCCTGGCAGGCGTTTCGGAGGGTGATCGTGCCGTTGGCGGCGCCTGGCGTCTTCACGGCCGCGATCCTCACCTTTTTCTTCGCGTGGAACGACTTCGTGTTCGGCATTTCGCTGACATCGACGTCGAATGCGCGGCCGATCCCGGCGGCGCTGTCATTCTTCGTCGGGTCGGACCCGTTCAACCCGCCAGCCTCCCTGATGGCCGCCGGAGCCGTTGTCGCAACGGTGCCCGTGATCATCATCGTCCTTTTGTTCCAGCGCAAGATCGTTGCCGGCCTGACGTCCGGCGCCGTGAAGGGTTGA